One genomic segment of Hymenobacter psoromatis includes these proteins:
- a CDS encoding YebC/PmpR family DNA-binding transcriptional regulator encodes MGRAFEFRKGRKMKRWDRMSKDFTRIGKEIVMAVKEGGPNPDSNARLRTAMQNGKGVNMPKDRVEAAIKRATGKEEKDYQEVVYEGYGPHGVAIVVETATDNPTRTVSNVRLYFNRNSGALGTAGSSDYTFTRKGVFKLAAEGLDRDELELELIDVGAEDVYETTEEDEHGAEHQYMVIETAFTDFGQMQKALDTKGVNIVSATLQRVPNTTVSLNDEQAEEVEKLIDKLEEDEDVQAVYHTMG; translated from the coding sequence ATGGGACGCGCATTTGAATTCCGGAAAGGCCGCAAAATGAAGCGCTGGGACCGGATGTCGAAAGACTTTACCCGCATCGGCAAGGAAATCGTGATGGCCGTGAAAGAAGGCGGCCCCAACCCCGACTCCAACGCCCGCCTGCGCACCGCCATGCAAAACGGCAAGGGCGTGAATATGCCCAAGGACCGCGTAGAAGCCGCCATTAAGCGCGCCACTGGCAAAGAAGAAAAAGATTACCAGGAAGTGGTGTACGAGGGCTACGGTCCCCACGGCGTGGCCATCGTAGTCGAAACCGCCACCGACAATCCCACCCGCACCGTGAGCAACGTGCGCCTCTACTTCAACCGCAACAGCGGCGCGCTCGGCACGGCCGGTAGCTCCGACTACACCTTCACCCGCAAAGGCGTATTCAAGCTGGCCGCCGAAGGCTTGGACCGCGACGAGCTAGAGTTGGAATTGATTGACGTGGGTGCCGAGGACGTGTACGAAACCACCGAGGAAGACGAGCATGGCGCTGAGCACCAGTACATGGTGATTGAAACCGCTTTCACCGATTTTGGTCAGATGCAGAAGGCGCTCGATACCAAGGGGGTAAATATTGTGAGTGCTACCCTTCAGCGCGTGCCTAACACCACCGTTTCGCTCAATGACGAGCAGGCCGAGGAGGTTGAAAAGCTCATTGATAAACTCGAAGAAGACGAGGACGTGCAGGCCGTGTACCACACGATGGGGTAG
- a CDS encoding MBL fold metallo-hydrolase produces MMDQVAAGVYQLRIKRFVNVYFVETGTPGEWVLFDTGLPGSDKEIIAAADKLFFPGTRPEAIILTHGHLDHMGSAKELAAHWNVPVIAHPLELPYVTAKALYPPSDPTVGGSLAFMSRFFPKQLPDLTDVVEALPLGEEHPPYLAQWRWLHVPGHAPGQLAFFREADRTLLGGDAFATTNHESIPAVLLGIPEISVAGSPFNYDWAQCRQSVQTLADLNPAAIGCGHGPVIKGPAAAAGLRKLADNYQLPAQGRYLAEPARTDASGVEHLPPKPVDKLPKQAAAIGAGLLLAGATWLLVGGRRKKPKHPKPAKSYASTRHAKPGHRPGA; encoded by the coding sequence ATGATGGACCAAGTAGCCGCTGGCGTGTACCAGCTCCGTATCAAACGTTTTGTGAACGTGTATTTTGTCGAAACCGGCACCCCCGGCGAGTGGGTACTCTTCGACACTGGCCTGCCGGGCTCGGACAAAGAAATTATCGCCGCCGCCGATAAGCTCTTCTTCCCCGGCACCCGGCCCGAGGCCATTATCCTGACCCACGGCCACCTCGACCACATGGGCTCGGCCAAGGAACTGGCAGCGCACTGGAACGTACCGGTTATTGCCCACCCGCTGGAGCTGCCGTACGTGACGGCCAAGGCCCTGTATCCGCCCAGCGACCCCACCGTGGGCGGCTCGCTGGCCTTTATGAGCCGGTTTTTTCCTAAGCAATTGCCCGACCTGACCGACGTGGTGGAGGCCCTGCCCCTTGGCGAGGAGCACCCGCCCTACCTGGCGCAGTGGCGCTGGCTGCACGTGCCGGGCCACGCCCCTGGCCAGCTTGCCTTTTTCCGGGAGGCCGACCGCACCCTACTCGGCGGCGATGCTTTTGCTACCACCAACCACGAGTCGATTCCGGCCGTGCTGCTCGGGATTCCCGAAATCAGCGTGGCAGGCTCGCCCTTCAACTACGATTGGGCGCAGTGCCGCCAGTCGGTGCAGACGTTGGCCGACCTCAACCCGGCCGCCATTGGCTGCGGCCACGGCCCGGTTATCAAGGGCCCCGCGGCGGCCGCCGGCTTGCGCAAGCTGGCCGATAACTACCAGCTGCCGGCCCAGGGCCGCTACCTCGCTGAGCCTGCCCGCACCGATGCCAGCGGCGTCGAGCACCTGCCGCCCAAGCCCGTTGATAAGCTGCCCAAGCAGGCGGCAGCCATTGGCGCGGGCCTGCTGCTGGCCGGCGCTACCTGGCTGCTGGTGGGCGGCCGCCGCAAAAAGCCCAAGCACCCGAAACCTGCCAAGAGCTACGCGAGCACCAGGCACGCGAAGCCCGGCCACCGGCCCGGTGCGTAA
- a CDS encoding thioredoxin family protein: MPTPSSAPVISPARLASAYSYAAYRQLLDQLLAAGKTTGPQQTPELLTYAQLNEQRMSRLDKTVKLQPELVAAAAGLRENYVWLLLTEGWCGDAAQNLPVVEAVAQASAGHLRTAYLLRDENPDLIDQYLTNGGRSIPKLVVLRADTLTEVAHWGPRPAEAQALITKLKAEGMEHDEFIKALHTWYAHDRTQATQHELLGLLKKMAVG; the protein is encoded by the coding sequence ATGCCTACCCCCTCATCCGCACCAGTTATCAGTCCCGCGCGCCTGGCCTCAGCCTATTCGTATGCAGCTTACCGCCAGCTGCTTGACCAGCTATTAGCCGCCGGTAAAACCACCGGCCCCCAGCAAACACCCGAGCTGCTGACCTACGCCCAGCTCAACGAGCAGCGCATGAGCCGCCTCGACAAAACCGTGAAGCTGCAGCCCGAGCTGGTGGCGGCGGCGGCTGGCCTGCGCGAAAACTACGTCTGGCTGCTACTCACCGAAGGCTGGTGCGGTGACGCCGCCCAAAACCTGCCCGTGGTGGAGGCCGTGGCCCAGGCCAGCGCCGGCCACCTGCGCACCGCCTACCTGCTGCGCGACGAAAACCCCGACCTTATCGACCAGTACCTCACCAACGGCGGCCGCTCCATCCCCAAGCTGGTCGTGCTGCGCGCCGATACACTCACCGAAGTGGCGCACTGGGGCCCGCGTCCCGCCGAGGCCCAGGCCCTGATAACCAAGCTCAAAGCCGAAGGCATGGAACATGATGAATTCATCAAAGCCCTGCACACCTGGTACGCCCACGACCGCACCCAGGCCACTCAACACGAACTGCTAGGCCTACTGAAAAAAATGGCAGTAGGATAA
- a CDS encoding GNAT family N-acetyltransferase, producing MLISPATLADIPALADLINRAYRGEAAQAGWTTEGHLLDGPRADAALLREMVAVPHTQFLKKEIDGALVGCVYLEPQGNAVYLSLLAVAPERQSQGLGQQLLLAAEAFAQRLKRHQLKISVLAARPELLAWYERQGYQRTGTSEPFPASTRFGRPRQPLTLVMLAKEVKMQSKL from the coding sequence ATGCTTATCAGCCCCGCCACGCTAGCCGACATTCCGGCCCTGGCCGACCTCATCAACCGGGCCTACCGCGGCGAGGCCGCCCAGGCCGGCTGGACTACCGAGGGCCACCTGCTCGATGGCCCCCGCGCCGACGCGGCCCTGCTGCGCGAGATGGTAGCCGTGCCCCACACCCAGTTTTTAAAGAAGGAAATTGACGGGGCGCTGGTCGGCTGCGTGTACCTGGAGCCACAGGGTAACGCCGTGTACCTCAGCTTATTGGCCGTAGCGCCCGAGCGGCAGTCGCAGGGCCTGGGCCAGCAATTGCTACTCGCCGCTGAAGCCTTTGCCCAGCGCCTGAAGCGCCACCAACTCAAGATAAGCGTGCTGGCCGCCCGCCCCGAGCTGCTGGCCTGGTACGAGCGCCAGGGCTACCAGCGCACCGGCACGAGCGAGCCCTTCCCGGCTAGCACCCGCTTTGGCCGCCCGCGCCAGCCCCTCACCCTGGTAATGCTGGCGAAGGAGGTGAAAATGCAAAGTAAGCTTTAG
- the pncA gene encoding bifunctional nicotinamidase/pyrazinamidase — protein sequence MTALLLIDFQLDFLPGGSLAVPEGDALLPLLNDLQPRFDLVVATQDWHPAGHRSFASTHPGQPVFGEITWQGLPQRLWPDHCVQGSAGAGLHPGLNLDRVEAIFRKGTDPELDSYSAFFDNGHRRATGLSAYLRARGITRVAVAGLASDYCVYFTAKDARAEGFEVAVLEDATRGINPESIAAAKADLLAQGVRVGPSTTVLTA from the coding sequence ATGACCGCGCTTTTGCTCATCGACTTTCAGCTGGATTTTCTACCTGGCGGCTCGCTGGCCGTGCCGGAGGGCGACGCCCTCCTACCCCTGCTCAACGACTTGCAGCCGCGCTTCGACCTGGTGGTAGCGACCCAGGACTGGCACCCGGCGGGGCACCGCAGCTTTGCCAGCACCCACCCCGGCCAGCCGGTTTTCGGCGAGATAACCTGGCAGGGCCTACCCCAGCGCCTGTGGCCCGACCACTGCGTGCAGGGCTCGGCGGGCGCGGGCCTGCACCCCGGCCTGAACCTGGACCGCGTGGAAGCAATTTTCAGAAAAGGTACTGACCCTGAGCTGGATAGCTACAGCGCATTCTTCGACAATGGCCACCGGCGCGCCACCGGCCTGAGTGCCTACCTGCGGGCGCGGGGCATCACGCGGGTGGCGGTAGCTGGCCTGGCCAGCGATTACTGCGTGTATTTTACGGCCAAAGATGCCCGCGCCGAAGGCTTCGAGGTAGCCGTGCTGGAGGATGCTACCCGCGGCATCAATCCCGAAAGCATCGCCGCGGCTAAGGCCGACCTGCTGGCGCAGGGCGTGCGGGTCGGGCCGAGCACAACAGTGCTGACCGCTTGA
- a CDS encoding BLUF domain-containing protein — translation MSEAIARFEEPALLHLLRQCRLANERNCITGVLMYGEGQFIQVLEGCPAAVRRLYARIAADPRHGRLEILADGPMRWREFQGWHMSFAPLPAAYPEVPGYLTPPQLVLTAVGVPVQQVLSEFLARSTQAALI, via the coding sequence GTGAGCGAAGCGATTGCCCGGTTTGAGGAGCCCGCCTTGCTGCACCTGCTCAGGCAGTGCCGCCTGGCCAACGAGCGAAACTGCATCACGGGCGTGCTGATGTACGGCGAGGGCCAGTTTATCCAGGTACTGGAAGGCTGCCCGGCGGCCGTGCGCCGCCTCTATGCCCGCATCGCGGCCGACCCGCGCCACGGCCGGCTCGAAATCCTGGCCGATGGTCCCATGCGCTGGCGCGAGTTTCAGGGCTGGCACATGAGCTTTGCGCCCCTACCCGCCGCCTACCCCGAGGTGCCCGGCTACCTCACGCCTCCGCAGCTCGTGCTGACTGCCGTCGGCGTGCCGGTGCAGCAGGTGCTGAGCGAGTTTCTGGCGCGCAGCACGCAAGCCGCGTTGATTTAG
- a CDS encoding 2'-5' RNA ligase family protein: MPNSAPLILTLLLDAASQAFFDEQRRRYFPPKINYLSAHLTLFHALPGAEEAAIIADLAEAAANEPGPLPLRVTGLKFMGRGVMYTLDNPTLPALHRRLQRQWQPWLSAQDSQSLRPHITVQNKVDPAVARALLAELSAGFKAFEALGTGLALWAYRGGPWERRQVFEFGQ; encoded by the coding sequence ATGCCCAATTCTGCTCCCCTTATTCTTACGCTCTTGCTCGACGCGGCCAGCCAGGCTTTTTTTGACGAGCAGCGGCGGCGCTATTTTCCGCCCAAAATCAACTACCTCAGCGCGCACCTCACGCTCTTCCACGCCTTGCCGGGGGCGGAGGAAGCCGCCATCATAGCCGACCTGGCCGAAGCCGCGGCCAACGAGCCCGGCCCCCTACCTCTGCGCGTGACGGGCCTCAAATTCATGGGCCGGGGCGTGATGTATACGCTCGACAACCCTACCCTACCGGCCCTGCACCGGCGCTTGCAGCGGCAGTGGCAGCCCTGGCTATCGGCCCAGGATAGCCAGAGCCTGCGGCCCCACATTACGGTGCAAAACAAGGTGGACCCCGCCGTAGCCCGCGCCCTGCTGGCCGAGCTAAGCGCTGGTTTTAAGGCTTTTGAGGCGCTGGGTACCGGCCTGGCGCTGTGGGCCTACCGCGGCGGGCCGTGGGAGCGGCGGCAGGTTTTTGAGTTTGGGCAGTAG
- a CDS encoding spore photoproduct lyase family protein has product MQTDLFLPVLNAPAPALLPASLEAAAPRTHGAKLWLPKRVLFTPAALDEDYGQQILARATALNLDIELLKSNRLTGLRGDDERATYRTAKTTLAVVNAPAGALRLQPTPPSADYQLNLAEGCPAHCQYCYLAGSLSGPPVVRAFANLPKLLENTQAYERADRPVSFEASCYTDVLGIEHLTGALAETVRYFAGREGGRLRFVSKYDHVESLLGLPHNGHTRARASLNAEPLARQLEGGTASIEARIQALRRLALPVAQGGGGYPVGVVLAPIMPLPDWRQHYGELLDRLHAALADVPGLDLTVEFITHRFTPGSKEVLLGWYPNTSLDLEESTRTVKRNKFGGLKYVYDLPTMRELKAWFYAEWQRRFPHAPVQYWT; this is encoded by the coding sequence ATGCAGACTGACCTCTTTTTGCCCGTTCTCAACGCCCCCGCGCCCGCCCTGCTACCCGCCTCGTTGGAAGCGGCCGCGCCTCGCACCCACGGGGCGAAGCTCTGGCTGCCCAAGCGCGTGCTCTTCACTCCGGCGGCCCTCGATGAAGACTACGGCCAGCAAATCCTGGCCCGCGCTACGGCCCTCAATCTGGACATAGAATTGCTGAAAAGTAACCGCCTCACCGGCCTGCGCGGCGACGACGAGCGCGCCACCTACCGCACCGCCAAAACCACGCTGGCCGTGGTAAACGCGCCCGCCGGCGCGTTGCGCCTCCAGCCTACCCCCCCCTCGGCCGACTACCAGCTCAACCTCGCCGAGGGCTGCCCCGCGCACTGCCAGTACTGCTACCTGGCCGGCAGCCTCAGCGGCCCGCCCGTAGTGCGTGCCTTCGCCAACCTGCCTAAGCTACTCGAAAACACCCAGGCCTACGAGCGCGCCGACCGCCCCGTGAGCTTCGAGGCCAGCTGCTACACCGACGTGCTGGGCATCGAGCACCTTACCGGCGCGCTGGCCGAAACGGTGCGCTACTTCGCTGGCCGCGAGGGGGGTAGGCTGCGCTTCGTGAGTAAATACGACCACGTAGAAAGCCTGCTGGGCCTACCGCATAATGGCCACACCCGCGCCCGCGCCTCGCTCAATGCCGAGCCACTGGCCCGGCAGCTGGAGGGCGGCACGGCTAGTATCGAGGCGCGCATTCAAGCGTTGCGGCGGCTGGCGCTGCCGGTGGCCCAGGGTGGCGGCGGCTACCCGGTGGGCGTAGTGCTGGCCCCCATTATGCCGCTGCCCGACTGGCGGCAGCACTACGGCGAGCTGCTCGACCGCCTGCACGCGGCGCTGGCCGACGTGCCCGGCCTCGACCTCACCGTGGAGTTCATCACCCATCGCTTCACGCCCGGCTCGAAAGAAGTGCTGCTCGGCTGGTACCCCAACACCAGCCTCGACCTCGAAGAAAGCACCCGCACCGTGAAGCGCAATAAGTTCGGTGGCCTCAAGTACGTGTACGACCTGCCCACGATGCGAGAGCTAAAGGCTTGGTTTTATGCCGAGTGGCAGCGCCGTTTTCCGCACGCGCCGGTGCAGTACTGGACGTAG
- a CDS encoding helix-turn-helix domain-containing protein, producing the protein MTNDLDYRWVAPDEALADFVESFWRLGNQANSDKEIIVLPDGRIDLIFSPSATGPVQATLLGVGTRPDQAVLTAKTQMFVISFKLLATEYIFHDSVSGLLNSAKNLPAGFWDFTAADLADFDLFCQKSTQRIRALLPQEIDGRKRKLFDLLYASNGCCAVRELAEQVGWSSRQINRYFNQQYGLSLKKYSSILRFRASFQHLKAGKLFPQQSFADQSHFIREIKKLSGVLPKDLSRNQNDRFIQFSTLL; encoded by the coding sequence ATGACGAATGACCTGGATTATAGATGGGTCGCGCCCGACGAAGCGCTGGCGGACTTCGTGGAAAGCTTTTGGCGGTTAGGCAACCAAGCGAATAGCGACAAGGAGATTATTGTGTTGCCCGACGGGCGAATTGATTTAATTTTCTCTCCATCAGCTACCGGCCCTGTGCAGGCGACGTTGCTGGGGGTAGGCACGCGGCCCGACCAAGCGGTTTTAACGGCTAAAACCCAGATGTTCGTCATCAGCTTCAAGCTGCTGGCAACGGAATATATTTTTCACGACTCAGTTTCCGGCTTATTAAATAGCGCAAAAAACCTGCCTGCTGGTTTTTGGGATTTCACGGCGGCCGATTTGGCTGATTTTGACCTTTTTTGCCAAAAATCCACTCAAAGAATCAGGGCACTTTTACCGCAGGAAATTGACGGCCGAAAGCGTAAGCTTTTTGACCTGCTCTATGCTTCAAACGGCTGCTGCGCCGTGCGGGAGCTGGCTGAGCAAGTAGGTTGGAGTAGCCGGCAAATTAATCGCTATTTCAATCAGCAATACGGGTTATCCTTGAAAAAATACAGCAGCATTCTGCGCTTTCGGGCTTCTTTTCAGCACCTCAAAGCGGGTAAGTTGTTTCCGCAGCAAAGCTTTGCCGACCAGTCGCATTTCATCAGGGAAATTAAAAAGCTGTCTGGCGTGCTGCCCAAAGACCTTAGCCGAAATCAAAACGACCGATTCATACAATTTTCCACCTTGCTTTGA
- a CDS encoding NAD(P)/FAD-dependent oxidoreductase, protein MQDKKIAVVGGGPGGLTLARLLQLKGAVVNVYERDASQDVRMQGATLDLHEESGLEALRRAGLLEAFYANHRPEAGRLRIVDKHAASVMDELFAEDAGDQRPEIDRGPLRHILLESLAGGTVVWNSQFASMEKEKDGWRLSFKNGSSAYADLVIAADGANSKIRPYITAIQPLYSGVTIVEGNVYHAEKNAPNLWSLANGGKVFAFGDEQSLILSAKGEGSLSFYTGCKVPENWVRQSGIDFADRAQVTEWFKKDFGSWNNIWQELFISPEAWFIPRPQYHFPLAQEWAALPNLTMLGDAAHRMPPYAGEGVNMAMQDAFELAECLTDRPFEDVQTAIAAYEKQMRQRTSEVTRLTLDSTEMLHGADPITDLLTMMSGH, encoded by the coding sequence ATGCAAGACAAAAAAATCGCCGTCGTGGGCGGCGGGCCGGGCGGACTAACCTTAGCCCGGCTCTTACAGCTCAAAGGCGCGGTGGTAAACGTCTATGAGCGAGACGCTAGCCAGGACGTGCGAATGCAGGGGGCCACGCTCGACCTGCACGAAGAATCCGGGCTGGAAGCCCTGCGGCGGGCGGGCTTGCTGGAGGCGTTTTATGCTAATCACCGCCCGGAAGCGGGCCGGCTGCGGATAGTGGATAAGCACGCCGCAAGCGTAATGGATGAGCTGTTTGCGGAGGATGCTGGCGACCAGCGCCCGGAGATTGACCGGGGGCCTTTGCGCCATATTCTGCTGGAATCTCTGGCCGGCGGCACCGTGGTTTGGAATAGCCAGTTTGCCTCGATGGAAAAGGAAAAGGACGGCTGGCGCTTATCCTTCAAAAATGGCTCATCTGCTTACGCGGACCTCGTGATTGCCGCCGACGGCGCAAATTCAAAAATTCGCCCCTACATCACGGCTATTCAGCCCCTTTATTCGGGCGTTACCATTGTGGAGGGCAACGTGTACCACGCGGAGAAAAACGCGCCGAACCTGTGGAGCCTGGCCAACGGCGGGAAAGTTTTTGCTTTTGGCGACGAGCAATCGCTTATTCTGAGCGCGAAAGGCGAGGGTAGCTTGTCTTTTTATACCGGGTGTAAGGTGCCGGAAAACTGGGTGCGGCAAAGTGGTATTGACTTCGCCGACCGGGCGCAGGTTACCGAGTGGTTTAAAAAGGATTTTGGCTCGTGGAATAATATTTGGCAGGAATTATTTATTAGCCCGGAGGCGTGGTTTATTCCGCGTCCGCAATATCATTTTCCCCTGGCGCAGGAGTGGGCGGCGCTTCCCAACCTGACCATGCTGGGCGATGCCGCTCACCGCATGCCGCCCTACGCCGGGGAGGGCGTAAATATGGCCATGCAGGATGCCTTTGAGCTGGCCGAATGCCTGACGGACCGCCCTTTTGAGGACGTGCAAACTGCCATCGCCGCCTACGAAAAGCAGATGCGGCAGCGAACGTCGGAAGTTACCCGGCTGACCCTGGACTCGACCGAGATGCTGCACGGCGCGGACCCCATAACCGACCTGCTGACGATGATGAGCGGGCACTAA
- a CDS encoding NUDIX hydrolase, whose amino-acid sequence MPLEPWQTLRSELVFDHPWYQLRRDHVRLPGGQELDDYFVSVRPHVVLTFPLTTDNQVVFVRQYKHAAGQILLELPGGVVDAGETSVAAAAARELLEETGYAPPLPPEPLLDVYDNPTKDTNQSSFFLARDVRPVAAQHLDPTENIEVVLVPLAEVEGLVLRGDIRVSGSVALCLLALRRLAG is encoded by the coding sequence ATGCCGCTCGAACCCTGGCAGACGCTCCGCTCCGAACTTGTGTTTGACCACCCTTGGTACCAGCTGCGGCGCGACCATGTGCGCCTGCCCGGCGGCCAGGAGCTTGACGATTACTTCGTGAGCGTGCGGCCCCACGTGGTGCTCACTTTCCCGCTTACGACTGATAATCAAGTGGTTTTTGTGCGGCAGTACAAGCACGCCGCCGGCCAGATACTGCTGGAGCTTCCCGGCGGCGTGGTAGACGCGGGCGAAACCTCCGTGGCCGCCGCAGCCGCCCGCGAGCTGCTCGAGGAAACCGGCTACGCCCCGCCCCTACCCCCCGAGCCGCTGCTCGACGTGTACGATAACCCCACCAAGGACACCAACCAGAGTTCGTTTTTCCTGGCCCGCGACGTGCGCCCGGTGGCTGCCCAGCACCTCGACCCCACCGAGAACATTGAGGTAGTGCTGGTGCCGCTGGCCGAGGTCGAAGGGCTGGTTTTACGGGGCGATATCCGGGTGTCGGGCTCGGTGGCGCTGTGCCTGCTGGCGTTGCGGCGGTTGGCGGGGTAG
- a CDS encoding formate/nitrite transporter family protein has protein sequence MQSPTPTPPAKPTPPAEDGQDPAKKPKEQRNKQEQNAVEEQEAEERSAPSGKVIYKAIVSEGTEELKRSSAALFWSGLAAGLSMSFSMVAEGLLMRYLPNATWQPLVASLGYSLGFVIVVLGRQQLFTENTLTPILPLLQERTWECLRNVGRLWGVVLAANLVGAALIGLAIAHSSAFEPEVKAEFARMGHTALSHDFATTLVRGVFAGWLIALMVWLLPFAEEGRFWVIIFITYFVGVAHFSHVIAGAVEVFTLAAMGQTGWGTALGSFVVPALLGNILGGLALVAALNYAQVTAGEESN, from the coding sequence ATGCAGTCCCCTACCCCTACCCCCCCCGCCAAGCCTACCCCCCCCGCCGAGGATGGGCAGGACCCGGCCAAGAAGCCCAAAGAGCAGCGAAACAAGCAGGAGCAGAACGCGGTAGAGGAGCAGGAAGCAGAGGAGCGCAGCGCACCTTCGGGCAAGGTTATTTACAAGGCCATCGTATCGGAGGGCACCGAGGAGCTGAAGCGCTCGTCGGCGGCACTGTTCTGGTCGGGGCTGGCGGCGGGTCTTTCCATGAGCTTTTCGATGGTTGCCGAGGGCCTGCTGATGCGCTACCTGCCCAACGCCACCTGGCAGCCACTGGTGGCCAGCCTGGGCTACAGCCTGGGCTTTGTCATCGTGGTGCTGGGCCGGCAGCAGCTTTTCACTGAAAACACGCTTACGCCCATTTTGCCACTGTTGCAGGAGCGTACCTGGGAGTGCCTGCGCAACGTGGGCCGGCTATGGGGCGTTGTGCTGGCAGCCAACCTAGTAGGTGCCGCCCTGATAGGGCTTGCCATTGCTCACTCATCAGCTTTTGAGCCGGAGGTGAAGGCGGAGTTTGCGCGCATGGGCCACACGGCACTCAGCCACGACTTCGCTACCACGCTGGTGCGGGGCGTATTCGCGGGCTGGCTTATTGCCTTGATGGTCTGGCTATTACCCTTTGCTGAAGAAGGACGTTTCTGGGTTATTATTTTCATCACCTACTTCGTGGGCGTAGCGCACTTCAGCCACGTTATCGCGGGCGCGGTGGAGGTTTTTACCCTGGCCGCGATGGGCCAGACGGGCTGGGGCACGGCGCTGGGCAGCTTCGTGGTGCCGGCGCTGCTGGGCAACATCCTGGGCGGCCTGGCCCTGGTAGCGGCCCTCAACTACGCGCAGGTAACGGCCGGTGAGGAGAGCAACTAA
- a CDS encoding PhzF family phenazine biosynthesis protein translates to MTIPIYQVDAFARRPFTGNPAAVCPLAEWLPAETMQLIAAENNLAETAFFVPLPGEEADFHLRWFTPTFEIDLCGHATLASAHVLWQERGYAKPEITFQSKSGLLKVRREADGRLVLDFPSRPPRALPPPEHPDVLMHALGPGAATPLAVLASRDLVVEFAHADEVLALRPDFAALEGLGYIGLIATAPGSGAVDFVSRFFAPEVGVPEDPVTGSAHSTLIPFWAEKLGKTELFARQESARGGELWCRLRGDRVDIGGYAVTFLRGDVQL, encoded by the coding sequence ATGACTATTCCCATCTACCAGGTCGATGCCTTCGCACGTCGGCCCTTCACCGGCAACCCGGCCGCCGTATGCCCGCTTGCCGAATGGCTGCCCGCCGAAACCATGCAACTCATCGCGGCCGAAAATAACCTGGCCGAAACAGCCTTTTTTGTGCCCCTACCCGGCGAGGAGGCCGATTTTCATCTGCGCTGGTTCACGCCTACCTTCGAGATTGACCTCTGCGGCCACGCCACGCTGGCTTCGGCCCACGTGCTTTGGCAGGAGCGCGGCTACGCCAAGCCCGAAATCACGTTTCAAAGCAAAAGCGGCCTGCTGAAAGTGCGCCGCGAGGCCGATGGCCGCCTGGTGCTCGACTTCCCTAGCCGCCCGCCCCGCGCCCTACCCCCCCCCGAACACCCCGACGTGCTGATGCACGCGCTGGGGCCCGGCGCGGCCACGCCGCTGGCCGTGCTGGCCTCGCGCGATTTGGTGGTCGAGTTTGCCCACGCCGACGAAGTATTGGCCCTGCGCCCCGACTTCGCGGCGCTCGAAGGCCTGGGCTACATCGGCCTCATTGCCACCGCGCCGGGTAGCGGCGCGGTCGATTTCGTGTCGCGCTTTTTCGCGCCCGAGGTGGGCGTGCCCGAAGACCCGGTTACCGGCTCGGCGCACAGTACGCTCATCCCCTTCTGGGCCGAAAAGCTGGGTAAAACCGAGCTGTTTGCCCGCCAGGAATCGGCGCGGGGCGGCGAGCTGTGGTGCCGCCTGCGCGGCGACCGGGTGGACATCGGCGGCTACGCGGTCACATTTTTGCGCGGCGACGTGCAGCTGTGA